In the genome of Gadus morhua chromosome 14, gadMor3.0, whole genome shotgun sequence, one region contains:
- the ext2 gene encoding exostosin-2: protein MCASGKYSSRGPALIPRMKTKHRIYYITLFSVVLLGLIATGMFQFWPHSIESTADWTLDKRSVHDAPLVRLPVSSPIPERGDLSCRMHTCFDVYRCGYNPKNRIKVYIYPLQRLVDEVGVPISSTGLSREYNDLLSAISDSDFYTDDVTRACLFVPSIDVLNQNSLRIRETAQALAILPRWDRGMNHLLFNMLPGGPPDYNTALDVPRDRALLAGGGFSTWTYRQGYDVSIPVYSPLSADVELPERQPGPRRYFILSSQTAIHREYRGELERLKEENGEALLLLDKCSNLSQGAASVRKRCYKSQVYDYPQVLQESSFCVVLRGARLGQATLSDVLQAGCVPVVLADSYILPFSEVLDWKRASVVIPEEKLPEMYTILKSIPHRQVEEMQRQARWFWDAYFSSMKAIGMTTLQIINDRIYPYAAHTYEQWNNPPVVKWSSVNSPLFLPLIPPRSPGFTAVVLTYDRIESLFRVITEISKVPSLAKLLVVWNNQNKSPPEESLWPKIAVPLKVVRTKENKLSNRFFPYDEIETEAVLAIDDDIIMLTSDELQFGYEVWREFPDRLVGYPGRLHLWDHEMGKWKYESEWTNEVSMVLTGAAFYHKYFNYLYTYKMPGDIKNWVDAHMNCEDIAMNFLVANITGKAPIKVTPRKKFKCPECTAIDGLSLDQTHMVERSECINKFASVFGTMPLKVVEHRADPVLYKDDFPEKLKSFPNIGSL from the exons ATGTGTGCCTCTGGAAAGTATAGCTCGCGGGGTCCGGCTCTCATCCCACGGATGAAGACCAAGCACCGCATATACTACATTACCCTGTTCTCTGTGGTCCTGCTGGGACTCATCGCCACAGGGATGTTCCAGTTTTGGCCGCATTCCATTGAGTCTACGGCCGACTGGACCTTGGACAAACGCAGTGTCCACGATGCACCACTGGTGCGCCTCCCTGTGTCTAGTCCAATACCCGAAAGGGGGGACCTCAGTTGTCGTATGCATACTTGTTTTGATGTTTACAGATGTGGCTACAACCCTAAGAACCGAATCAAG GTGTACATCTACCCGCTCCAGAGGTTAGTGGACGAGGTGGGCGTGCCCATTAGTAGCACGGGTCTATCCAGGGAGTATAACGACCTGCTCAGTGCCATCTCTGACAGCGACTTTTACACTGACGACGTGACCAGAGCCTGCCTCTTTGTGCCGTCTATCGATGTGCTGAACCAGAACTCCCTGCGTATCAGAGAGACTGCCCAGGCCTTGGCCATTCTGCCTAG ATGGGACAGGGGAATGAATCACCTGCTCTTCAACATGTTACCCGGAGGGCCTCCAGACTACAACACAGCCTTGGATGTGCCCAGAGACAG agcACTGCTAGCCGGTGGGGGATTCTCCACATGGACCTACAGACAAGGCTATGATGTCAGCATCCCCGTGTACAGCCCCCTGTCTGCAGATGTGGAGCTGCCTGAACGACAGCCGGg GCCGCGGCGCTACTTCATCCTGTCCTCCCAGACGGCCATCCACAGGGAGTACCGCGGGGAGCTGGAGCgcctgaaggaggagaacggcGAGGCGCTGCTCCTGCTGGACAAGTGCAGCAACCTCTCCCAGGGGGCGGCCTCCGTACGCAAGCGCTGCTACAAGAGCCAGGTGTACGACTACCCGCAGGTCCTCCAG GAGTCCTCGTTCTGTGTGGTTCTGCGCGGGGCTAGGCTTGGCCAAGCGACCCTCAGTGACGTACTGCAGGCTGGCTGTGTTCCCGTCGTCTTGGCTGACTCCTACATCCTGCCCTTCTCAGAGGTCCTGGACTGGAAGAG GGCATCAGTGGTTATTCCAGAAGAGAAGTTGCCTGAAATGTACACCATTCTGAAGAGCATTCCTCACAGACAGGTGgaagagatgcagagacag GCTCGATGGTTCTGGGATGCCTACTTCAGCTCCATGAAGGCCATTGGCATGACAACCCTTCAGATCATCAACGACCGCATCTATCCGTATGCTGCGCACACGTACGAACAGTGGAACAACCCACCTGTGGTG AAGTGGTCCAGTGTCAACAGCCCCCTGTTCCTGCCCCTCATCCCTCCACGCTCCCCGGGCTTCACAGCAGTGGTGCTGACCTACGACCGCATCGAGAGCCTGTTCCGGGTCATCACGGAGATCTCCAAGGTGCCCAGCTTGGCCAAGCTACTCGTGGTGTGGAACAACCAGAACAAGAGTCCTCCTGAAG AGTCTCTCTGGCCCAAGATAGCGGTTCCTCTCAAAGTTGTACGCACCAAAGAGAACAAGCTGAGCAACCGTTTCTTCCCCTACGACGAGATCGAAACGGAGGCCGTGCTGGCCATcgatgatgacatcatcatgctTACGTCCGACGAACTGCAGTTTGGCTACGAG GTGTGGAGGGAGTTCCCAGACAGGCTGGTGGGGTACCCTGGCCGCCTGCACCTCTGGGACCACGAGATGGGCAAGTGGAAGTACGAGTCGGAGTGGACCAATGAGGTCTCCATGGTTCTCACCGGAGCAGCCTTTTACCACAAG TACTTCAACTATTTGTACACATACAAGATGCCGGGAGACATCAAGAATTGGGTGGACGCACACATGAACTGTGAAGATATCGCCATGAACTTCCTGGTTGCCAACATCACGGGCAAAGCCCCGATAAAG GTGACCCCCAGGAAGAAGTTTAAGTGCCCGGAATGCACTGCCATTGACGGGCTGTCCCTGGACCAGACGCACATGGTGGAAAG ATCTGAATGCATCAACAAGTTTGCATCGGTGTTCGGCACGATGCCTCTGAAGGTGGTGGAGCACCGCGCCGACCCCGTCCTCTACAAGGACGACTTCCCAGAGAAGCTCAAGAGCTTCCCCAACATCGGCAGCCTCTGA